ATCCCTTCGTTCCTGTCTTTCCTCTTCGGatcgctttttcttctctagcTTCCTTGTAGGTTGCTTCACTTCGTCATTGGTTTTACCTTCATCCGATGGTATCGTCGGAGGACTGCCCTTCGGGCCGACATTCTCCTCAGTTGACACCTCTTTCTCCACAGGGGTACTATGCGCACGTTTCAATGGCTCAGCCTCGTCCTTCGTCTTACATTTCGAATTTGTTCGTTTCGGCTTGTGGATATTCATATCGAGATGACGACGCGATGAATTTGAAGGCGGGCTTTCCTCATCAGACTCTCGGGGGGCTATACCCGCAATTTCAACATCGACGCAAAACGCAACCCGCCGCAGCTTCGCTTGGTTGAGATCGGGAACTTTACACCTGTCTCGATTTTGGTCGATGTTCAACGTACGGCGCTCACAAATAGAACCATTGGCAGGAGCTGGTCTCCCCCCTCCAGAGCCCGATGAAGACAACTTCCTAAATGCGCTTTGCAGAAATGACGGGCCTCGAGGCGAACTAGACGTGAGCGGCGTATTTTCGtcccttttctcttcttctttatcCTTCGGCGAATATGCTGCTCCAAATGGGTTATGCATGTCAAGTTTTGAGGCAGGCGGGCTTGGTTTCGGCGTTGCTTGCGGTTTCATGTTGGACTGCGATGGAGGTGTAGAGCCGGATGAGAACTTCGAACTGAGACTTGAGATCCATGAGCCTCGGCGCCCGATTGGTTTCGGTGCACTCTTCGGAAATGGGTCCGCCGCTGGAGATGTTCCGTTGCTTGAGGTCGAATCGCTAGGCTTTATATCCTTCTCAGATCGGGCGCTGGTGTTGTTCGGATCGGATTTGGCCGGCACCGGGGCCGGGGGGGCGGAGGCATTCTGTGGGCTTGGAGAGCTTTTGCTCGGTGGTGGAGATTTGTAGGAATTGGAGCGCTGCGGCGTCGCCGCTTCCACATCATTTACAGGCTTGTCGCAAGACAAAGACGAGACGGATCTACAGCGAGAAAGGTTGTTGTCTGTTGAAGGTTAGGTTTCTCAAACGCTGATCATTAAAACAACCAGGATCGTACCTTTATGTGAATGATGGAGCCAGCTCACATCAACAGTCTCAACGTTCTCCATTCTGAAACTGCCTTTACCGTGGGTAGTGTATGAGTGATGCAAGTAGGACCGTCAAGTTCCTAGTAGAACTTAACTAGAGAGGCATAACCCCCTCCCGGGTCTATTCAAGAACAGGATTTCGACTCTAGCTGCGGAACAATTTGCCACCGTATCGCAGGCTCCTGAACTACCGGAGATGGGAATTCCCTTGGAATTTAGCAGTAGAAGTAGTAGTAACGGTCGCGAAATTCCATTCTGTCAATGCGGCGGAGCTGAAATAATGCGGGAATCATGGTATGACGTTAAGGACTGGTGGACATGGGGcgggaggacgaagacggcgcaAGGAAAGCGGGCGAGCAGCGAACTTGATGTATGATGAGGAGAGGGGCGGTAAGACGAGGGAAAAGTCATGGATGGATAAAGAGTTACTTGCCAGTTGCCAAGGGCAAAAGGTGGATAATCGTTCTTGTTAACCACAGCAAGAGCAATAGTATTTCTCAGCATCTCCTGGGACCATCCATTACCAGCTGGGAGCCCTGCTAACCGGCAGTATTGTTCGGTAATTACTAGCCAGTATTACTTACCCTCATTAAGCTTCTTCCAGCCTACTCCTACTCCAGCATTCCGATCCAAAGCCCAGACAAACCGCGAAGGTGTGAAGAAAAAATGCGCAAGATTTTTGACGGCAGCCCGCTAAACGCCTTTTTGCCCAGTGGAATTCCATACCCTTCCGGTGGGCTCCGAATCTTGCAATTCCAACCGTTGACACACCCTGCCAAATGCTCGGTAGAAATACCGCGGGCGGAGTCGCCAGCTCCGGACGTTAGAGTTGCTGGCTCCCTCTCTTTCGAATATTGTACGTCCACCACTTATCATAGTCAACGAGTTTTTCTATATTTCAGCTAAGCGCCAGGCCGATAATACTGAAAGGATCAAAACTATTCCGGAATCAGATGGTAGTGCGCCATTTTCTTGCATAGAAAGTCACCGTTCAGCTTTCCTGTTAGGGACTGGGATTTTGCCGCCCGTTGGAGAACGTCCTCTACATATCGAGGATATAGCGTCTCGTCTAGTCTACTGGCTGGTTCCGCGGTGAACTGTCTCTCTCCAATACAGCAAACAAGTGGATATTTCGGTCCATCGAGACCAATGTCGCAAGGCTCTAGGTAGATTGTGCAAGGGCAAAATGCAGGTGGGAAGAATTCGCGCCCTCGAGCAGCCTCCTGCTTGATCTTCCTAAATGTTACACAGGATACCAAGAAGCAAAGCATGTGTTGGCGAGTAGCCTAGCAGGACGCATGCGAGGGCGATTACTGCAAGGTTCATTGAGGTTGAGTTCCTCCCCTCTATAGATTAAGCCTAGCCCTCGTATTCGTTATATACAACTAGTAACATTACCAATATTACCAGTGAGCCCTGACGCAAGTCAGGTGATGGCCCGCGCCTCTACAAAGCTGTGGAGTCGTGGCCATTCCACAACCGTCAACCATCGCTCCAATCTGCTGATCTCTTGATCGCTGCCGGTGAGCGGTTGGGCTGAGTGCTGAGTGCTGACTGCTGTTATATGTGGCGTCTTCTGGTTCCTTCTCCTTACACCAGCCCAACGGTCGTGTCACCTGGGATTCTTGGGTGGAATTTCACACTGCCGTGTACCAGATCAGTCTTAATTCTTCAGGAGAGATAGGGGTCCACTAGGACCAGTACGGTGTGAATCGCAAGTTCCATAAGACCCGCAAATATCCTCTTTGGATCAACGAGGGCGGATCACAGCTCTCACGGAGTCACGAGAGGAGATACCTTATTTGGGAGCATAGTCCGCGGGTCTCGCGGCATCAAATGCACGGTCAAAACACTTAAAAGCGGATAAACGGCCGACGTTTTGTATTCTTTCCCATGTAGTCATAAGGCAGGCAAATATATCTCAGCGGAGAAGTCCCAGGGTTGGTTGGATGCGCACCTGCGGCAGAACACATACGGTGTAGACTCTACGTACGAAGTGGGTGGGAGTGGCGAGCGACGAACAAAAGGGCTTTGGGAGCGATATATGTACAAAATCTACAAGTTGGCCAATTTATTGGAGCTTTGAAGAAAATTAAGCCATTTCAATTCCCCCCATCCATAATGCTCCGGAAATAAGCCCTATTCataaaacaaaaacatgGTCGTGAAAATCATCAAGCTACAGGATATCTGAAGAATCGCCGACTTGGCAAACCCTTTATTGTTGGCATGGTTAAACTTTTTTTGCTTTTGACTATCGCACTCAGTTATGCATCAAGCACGATCAATCCGCCTCCCTAATAGGAAAACATTTAAGCAGCAAGCTCACGGATCTTAGCCTCAACACGGGCCTTGCGCTCCTCGTGGGAGAGCTTGGTCTTGCGGTACTTCTTGCCTTCGGCCTTCCATTCCTCCTTGGACTTCTTGGAgccagcatcctcatccttcttgaagGGGTCCTCACGGATAGCCTTGTGGACTTCGGTGTAGAGGTCCTCGAGGTCACCAGCGTCAACCTCGTTCTCGGTGTACTTGTGGAACTGGCCACGGAAacgctcctcgtcgtcatcggcaaGACCCTCCATGTACTCAGCAACGTGACCACCGAAGATGTAGCTGCGGAGAGTCTCGGCGTCGAGCTCCTCAGCTTCGATGTCGTAACCGGGGAAGCGGCTCTCGGAGTGGGGAACGAAGATACCACCGTCGGAAGCACCCTTCATGGCACCGAAGACACGGGCACCAGTGGAGGTACGGGCAAGACCAACATCGAGGAAGGCCTT
This region of Aspergillus puulaauensis MK2 DNA, chromosome 5, nearly complete sequence genomic DNA includes:
- the RPL5 gene encoding 60S ribosomal protein uL18 (BUSCO:EOG0926419M;~COG:J;~EggNog:ENOG410PH7A;~InterPro:IPR005485,IPR025607;~PFAM:PF17144,PF14204;~go_component: GO:0005840 - ribosome [Evidence IEA];~go_function: GO:0003735 - structural constituent of ribosome [Evidence IEA];~go_function: GO:0008097 - 5S rRNA binding [Evidence IEA];~go_process: GO:0006412 - translation [Evidence IEA]), whose protein sequence is MAPYQKTVKSSAYYSRYQTKYRRRREGKTDYYARKRLVTQAKNKYNAPKYRLVVRFTNRDVITQIVYSELTGDKVFTSAYSHELKRYGITNGLTNWAAAYATGLLLARRTLKKLGLDEDFTGVEEADGEFSLTEAAETDDGTRRPFKAFLDVGLARTSTGARVFGAMKGASDGGIFVPHSESRFPGYDIEAEELDAETLRSYIFGGHVAEYMEGLADDDEERFRGQFHKYTENEVDAGDLEDLYTEVHKAIREDPFKKDEDAGSKKSKEEWKAEGKKYRKTKLSHEERKARVEAKIRELAA